One stretch of Prunus persica cultivar Lovell chromosome G1, Prunus_persica_NCBIv2, whole genome shotgun sequence DNA includes these proteins:
- the LOC18792817 gene encoding protein CHROMATIN REMODELING 19 produces the protein MKRGLDDFEISDDEWEEHSSSFKPSRVLKKPRTPTPPPIESFAFRASSPKPQQLSDDDDDCVEIKNELEDDDVDEVQVIRPVKPGRRFVIEDEESDGDWVNIESTSEEEEEEEAEELEEDDVVGKALQKCAKISADLRRELHGSSAPAVSDRYAEVEAASVRIVTQDDIIAACRSDHSDFQPILKPYQLVGVNFLLLLYRKGISGAILADEMGLGKTIQAITYLMLLKHLHNDQGPHLIVCPASVLENWERELKKWCPSFSVLQYHGAARSAYSRELSSLAKAGLPPPFNVILVCYSLFERHSGQQKDDRKILKRWQWSCVLMDEAHALKDKNSYRWKNLMSVARSANQRLMLTGTPLQNDLHELWSMLEFMMPDLFTTEDVDLKKLLSAEDRDLIGRMKSILGPFILRRLKSDVMQQLVPKIQRVEYVVMEKEQADAYKEAIEEYRAASQARIAKTSEVNSNSILGVLPRRQISNYFVQFRKIANHPLLVRRIYSDEDVVRFARKLHPMGAFGFECTLDKVIGELNSYSDFSIHRLLLYHGVTDKKGFLPDKYVMLAAKSQALAELLPSLKQAGHRVLIFSQWTSMLDILEWTLDVIGVTYRRLDGSTQVTERQTIVDTFNSDTSIFACLLSTRAGGQGLNLTGADTVVIHDMDFNPQIDRQAEDRCHRIGQVKPVTIYRLVTKGTVDENVYEIAKRKLVLDAAVLESGLEMDNEGETSEKTMGEILSKLLLG, from the exons ATGAAGCGCGGTCTCGACGATTTCGAAATCTCCGACGACGAGTGGGAGGAGCATTCCTCCTCCTTCAAGCCCTCTCGAGTCCTCAAGAAACCTCGAACCCCAACGCCGCCTCCAATTGAGTCCTTCGCCTTCCGAGCCTCCTCCCCAAAGCCCCAACAACTCTCCGACGACGATGATGATTGCGTCGAAATTAAAAATGAGTTGGAGGACGACGACGTCGACGAGGTTCAGGTTATCAGGCCCGTCAAACCTGGCCGTCGGTTCGTCATCGAGGACGAGGAGAGCGATGGAGATTGGGTCAATATAGAGTCAAcgagtgaagaagaagaagaagaagaggcagaGGAGTTGGAGGAGGATGATGTGGTTGGCAAGGCTTTGCAGAAGTGTGCCAAAATATCGGCCGACTTGAGAAGGGAGCTCCACGGCTCGTCGGCTCCCGCTGTGTCTGATCGTTATGCTGAAGTGGAAGCTGCCTCTGTGAGGATTGTCACTCAG GATGATATTATCGCGGCATGTAGGTCTGACCATTCTGACTTTCAACCTATTCTCAAGCCATACCAGCTGGTTGGTGTtaactttcttcttctgttgtaTCGAAAGGGTATCAGTGGAG CCATTTTGGCCGACGAGATGGGTCTCGGGAAGACCATTCAG GCTATAACATATTTGATGTTATTGAAACATTTACACAACGACCAGGGTCCACATTTGATTGTCTGTCCTGCTTCGGTTTTGGAAAACTGGGAAAGGGAACTGAAGAAGTGGTGCCCGTCATTTTCTGTTCTCCAGTATCATGGGGCTGCGCGATCAGCATATTCAAGAGAATTGAGCTCTTTGGCCAAAGCTGGATTGCCGCCTCCTTTTAATGTTATTCTCGTGTGCTATTCACTATTTGAAAGACACAG TGGACAGCAAAAAGATGATCGTAAAATTCTGAAACGTTGGCAATGGAGTTGTGTGCTTATGGACGAAGCTCATGCTTTGAAGGATAAAAATAGCTACAGGTGGAAAAACCTAATGTCTGTTGCACGAAGTGCAAACCAGCGTCTAATGCTGACAGGGACACCTCTACAAAATGATTTACAT GAGCTCTGGTCTATGCTGGAGTTTATGATGCCAGATCTTTTCACTACCGAGGATGTTGACTTAAAAAAGCTATTAAGTGCTGAAGATAGAGATTTGATTGGCCGTATGAAATCCATATTGGGACCATTTATTTTGAGACGCCTAAAATCTGATGTTATGCAACAACTTGTTCCAAAAATACAGCGG GTTGAGTATGTTGTCATGGAAAAGGAACAAGCAGATGCCTATAAAGAAGCCATTGAGGAGTATCGTGCAGCTTCACAAGCTCGTATTGCAAAAACCTCAGAGGTTAACTCGAACAGTATCCTTGGAGTTCTTCCCCGGCGGCAGATCTCCAACTATTTTGTTCAGTTTCGTAAG ATTGCAAATCATCCTTTACTAGTAAGGCGTATTTACAGTGATGAGGATGTTGTTCGTTTTGCCAGAAAGTTACATCCAATGGGTGCATTTGGCTTTGAGTGTACTTTAGACAAAGTAATTGGGGAACTTAACAGTTATAGTGACTTCTCTATCCATCGG CTTTTACTGTATCATGGTGTCACTGATAAGAAAGGATTTCTTCCAGACAAATATGTTATGCTTGCAGCAAAGTCTCAG GCATTGGCTGAACTTCTTCCTTCACTGAAGCAAGCTGGGCATCGAGTTCTTATTTTTAGCCAGTGGACGTCAATGCTTGATATTTTGGAGTGGACATTGGATGTGATAGGGGTTACATACAGACGACTTGATGGAAG TACTCAGGTGACTGAAAGACAGACGATAGTTGATACATTCAATAGCGACACTTCTATATTTGCATGCTTGCTGTCTACAAGAGCTGGAGGCCAAGGATTGAACTTGACTGGAGCTGATACTGTAGTCATTCATGATATGGATTTCAACCCACAAATTGATCGACAGGCTGAAGATCGCTGTCATCGCATTGGCCAAGTGAAGCCTGTTACTATATACAG GCTAGTCACCAAGGGTACAGTTGATGAAAACGTTTACGAGATTGCAAAAAGAAAGTTAGTGCTAGATGCTGCAGTCCTGGAATCTGGCTTGGAGATGGATAATGAAGGCGAAACATCCGAGAAGACCATGGGAGAGATATTATCGAAACTTTTGCTTGGTTAA
- the LOC18791617 gene encoding transcription factor bHLH111: MAEECRESTSCVAISSSSPQLAQPNWWDLHAAAGAGAAGSQLSSWSNLGINPWQPQPPQQQPNQKYSNSSNNCDDVDQDVSISSTSFTNASNHSSLSVDSSRRLQVADQRSASPNNDMINGEQVSDNHIWNHVLLSVNGNSDLHHNDHDVGENFLDALSSKSLSTDHVMYEPACDYLKKLDNSTWEFTKYVSAASNNFNSFEKQLNGGFMENNNMNNNVNIENERLTKLSNLVSTWSIAPPEPQLVMDHDHHHYLKPQAFINNDSTSCDAQMGNNNITNRNSGSSLFSCYGSKVEAACVAGGGGGGALHGITPSFGNNTNGIEYQIGLNNVNAMVADHHNGKYFYGNGSILPDSYSSCGATSAGARNFADVISFSSRLGNKSALVDIHAPKPCFKSSNLSDQYSKKQASSTRVSSGRGQGIANEGKKKRTDDTSSETVLKKPKQETSTVSSSVKMQAPKVKLGDRITALQQIVSPFGKTDTASVLYEAIQYIKFLQDQVHVLLSSPYLKTNSHKDPWATDRKDHKGDAKVDLKNKGLCLVPISCTPQVYRENTGSDYWTPTYRGCLYR, encoded by the exons ATGGCCGAAGAATGCAGAGAAAGTACTTCTTGTGTTGcaatctcttcttcctctccacAGCTAGCACAACCAAACTGGTGGGATCTCCATGCAGCTGCAGGTGCAGGGGCAGCAGGCTCTCAGCTGTCTTCATGGAGCAACTTGGGTATCAACCCATGGCAGCCACAGCCGCCTCAGCAGCAGCCAAACCAGAAGTACTCCAACTCTTCTAATAATTGTGATGATGTTGACCAGGATGTTTCAATCTCCAGCACTTCCTTTACCAATGCCTCCAACCACTCAAGCCTTAGCGTTGACTCCTCTCGCAGACTGCAGGTTGCTGATCAGCGTTCTGCGTCTCCCAACAACGATATGATCAACGGAGAGCAGGTTTCTGACAATCATATTTGGAACCATGTTCTCTT AAGCGTTAATGGAAACAGTGATTTACACCACAATGATCATGATGTTGGAGAGAATTTTCTCGATGCGCTGTCGTCCAAGAGCTTGTCAACTGATCATGTCATGTATGAACCTGCTTGTGACTACTTGAAGAAACTGGACAACAGTACTTGGGAGTTCACAAAGTACGTTTCAGCTGCATCGAATAATTTCAACAGTTTCGAGAAGCAATTAAATGGAGGGTTTATGGAGAACAACAACATGAATAATAATGTTAATATTGAGAACGAAAGGTTAACCAAGCTGTCAAATCTGGTGAGCACCTGGTCCATTGCGCCCCCCGAACCACAGCTAGTTATGGATCATGATCACCATCACTACTTGAAGCCGCAAGCGTTCATCAATAACGATTCGACTTCATGTGATGCTCAGATgggaaataataatattacaaaTAGAAACTCGGGATCCAGTTTATTTTCATGTTATGGTAGCAAGGTTGAGGCTGCATGCGTagcaggaggaggaggaggaggagctttACATGGAATAACGCCGTCGTTTGGTAATAATACTAATGGCATTGAATATCAGATTGGCCTCAACAACGTTAACGCAATGGTTGCAGATCACCATAACGGCAAGTACTTTTATGGAAATGGATCAATTTTGCCCGATTCTTATTCTTCATGCGGTGCTACGAGTGCCGGTGCCAGAAATTTTGCAGATGTTATATCTTTTAGTAGCCGATTAGGCAACAAGTCGGCCTTGGTTGATATTCATGCACCCAAGCCCTGTTTCAAATCTTCCAACCTATCTGATCAATATTCTAAGAAGCAAGCTTCCTCG ACAAGAGTGAGTAGTGGAAGAGGACAAGGGATTGCAaatgaaggaaagaagaaaagaacggACGACACATCATCAGAAACAGTCTTGAAAAAGCCTAAGCAAGAAACTTCTACAGTTTCATCATCTGTAAAG ATGCAGGCACCAAAAGTCAAGCTCGGAGACAGGATCACGGCCCTTCAACAAATCGTGTCTCCATTTGGAAAG ACTGATACTGCATCTGTACTATATGAAGCGATTCAGTACATCAAGTTCCTGCAAGACCAAGTGCATGTG CTATTGAGTAGCCCTTATTTGAAGACAAATTCACACAAG GATCCATGGGCGACCGATAGAAAAGATCACAAGGGAGATGCAAAGGTTGACCTCAAGAACAAAGGCCTTTGCTTGGTGCCTATTTCATGCACACCTCAGGTTTATCGTGAGAATACAGGATCAGACTATTGGACACCAACATATAGAGGATGTTTGTATAGATAA